A single region of the Chryseobacterium sp. 6424 genome encodes:
- a CDS encoding APC family permease produces the protein MQKKLKLWDATMLVMGSMIGSGIFIVSSDMMRNLGSGYWLIAVWVITAVMTVAAAISYGELSAMFPKAGGQYTYLTEIFGKMTGFLYGWGLFTVIQTGTIAAVAMAFGKFTAYLIPALNDSAPIFQSGSFRITWVQILAIVIILLLTYINTKGVKNGKLLQNIFTASKVLALLGIIAFGFLLVKESYWVGNMGFGWDAFQDFGREVGNDLLPTGWSPISGITLLGGIAAAMVGAVFSSVAWENVTFVSGEVEDPKKNIVRAMVLGTSVVMILYLLVNLVYLNTLGRDAIAFADKNRPAVAVSEVILGNVGTVVMAVLVMVSTFGCINGLVLAGARVFQTMAKDGLFFKAAIQNNRHDVPEKSLWMQGLWACALALSGQYGDLLDMISFVIVLFYMITVFGVIYLRVKKPAIERPYRAWLYPLTPLVYLFIGTAFCVLLIWFKPQYTWPGFLLILLGLPVYWFINKNKTDTQ, from the coding sequence ATGCAGAAAAAACTCAAACTGTGGGATGCCACAATGCTGGTGATGGGATCTATGATTGGTAGTGGCATCTTTATCGTAAGCTCCGATATGATGCGGAACTTAGGCTCTGGCTATTGGTTAATTGCGGTTTGGGTAATTACAGCGGTGATGACAGTGGCTGCTGCAATTTCTTATGGTGAATTGTCTGCCATGTTCCCGAAAGCTGGCGGACAATACACTTACCTGACAGAAATTTTTGGCAAGATGACAGGTTTCCTTTATGGTTGGGGCCTGTTCACCGTTATACAAACCGGTACAATTGCGGCGGTGGCGATGGCATTCGGGAAGTTTACCGCTTATCTGATCCCTGCTCTTAACGATTCGGCACCCATATTCCAAAGTGGTAGTTTCCGCATTACGTGGGTACAGATTCTGGCGATTGTCATCATTCTGCTGCTTACTTATATCAATACCAAAGGCGTAAAGAACGGAAAACTGCTGCAGAATATATTCACCGCTTCTAAGGTATTGGCATTGTTGGGCATTATCGCGTTTGGTTTTTTACTGGTGAAAGAATCGTATTGGGTAGGTAATATGGGTTTCGGCTGGGATGCTTTTCAGGATTTTGGCCGAGAGGTAGGTAACGATTTGCTGCCCACAGGTTGGTCACCTATCAGCGGTATCACGCTGCTGGGTGGCATTGCGGCAGCTATGGTAGGCGCTGTTTTCAGTTCTGTAGCTTGGGAGAATGTGACGTTTGTGTCGGGAGAGGTTGAGGATCCAAAGAAGAACATCGTGCGTGCTATGGTGCTGGGTACTTCCGTAGTGATGATCCTTTATCTATTGGTGAATTTGGTTTACTTAAACACGCTGGGGCGTGATGCTATCGCATTTGCAGACAAAAACCGCCCTGCAGTCGCCGTCTCAGAGGTTATCTTAGGTAACGTGGGAACCGTCGTGATGGCAGTTTTAGTCATGGTCTCTACGTTTGGCTGTATCAATGGTTTGGTATTAGCTGGCGCGCGTGTTTTTCAAACGATGGCAAAAGACGGACTTTTCTTTAAAGCTGCCATACAGAATAACCGCCACGATGTGCCTGAAAAATCATTATGGATGCAGGGTTTGTGGGCATGTGCGCTTGCATTGAGTGGCCAGTACGGCGACCTGCTTGATATGATTTCGTTCGTCATCGTACTTTTCTATATGATTACTGTCTTCGGGGTGATCTATCTTAGGGTCAAGAAACCTGCCATAGAGCGTCCTTACCGTGCCTGGCTTTATCCGCTAACGCCACTGGTATATCTTTTCATCGGGACAGCCTTCTGTGTACTGCTCATTTGGTTTAAACCTCAATATACATGGCCCGGATTCCTACTTATTTTGTTGGGTTTGCCCGTATATTGGTTTATCAACAAAAATAAAACGGATACGCAATAA
- a CDS encoding TerC family protein, which translates to MNNETIFMGGFLIFIAFILALDLGLLKKKSDTVSMKQAGLMSFFVVALSMCFYFVLLTYGHLLHGIDSMEKLQSVITSHHHPVKVIPNDLELSIQLYNQNLGLEYLTGYVVEYALSVDNIFVMVLVFTAFGVAPRNYHRVLFWGILGAIVMRFIFIFVGAALIEKFSWIMYVFGAFLVFTGIKMFFDKQDDEKIDPQNHPVVKFAKRFFKVHDHFVGNKFFVTIDGVKKITPLFLVLLIIEATDLIFAVDSIPAIFSVTKDPYIVFFSNIFAIIGLRSMFFLLAGIIDKFRFLKIGLAVLLTFIGLKMLLHSYLQVWGFTTSHSLIVIVGILGASILLSLLFPAKKKERKLKFDPEKDEHAHRS; encoded by the coding sequence ATGAACAACGAAACAATCTTTATGGGAGGCTTCTTGATATTTATTGCCTTCATCCTTGCCCTGGACTTAGGTCTGCTTAAGAAGAAATCCGATACCGTTTCTATGAAACAAGCCGGACTTATGAGTTTTTTCGTAGTCGCACTCTCCATGTGCTTCTATTTTGTACTCCTTACATACGGTCACCTACTCCACGGCATTGACAGTATGGAAAAACTCCAGAGCGTGATCACCTCGCATCATCATCCGGTGAAAGTAATCCCTAACGATCTGGAACTTAGCATACAACTGTATAATCAAAATCTGGGCCTTGAGTATCTTACCGGATACGTTGTAGAATATGCCTTGTCGGTTGACAACATCTTCGTCATGGTTTTGGTATTTACCGCCTTTGGTGTCGCGCCACGAAATTATCACCGCGTCCTGTTCTGGGGAATTTTAGGTGCGATCGTCATGCGTTTCATCTTTATATTTGTAGGTGCCGCACTGATAGAAAAATTCAGTTGGATCATGTATGTGTTCGGGGCGTTTCTGGTATTTACCGGGATAAAAATGTTCTTTGATAAGCAAGATGATGAGAAAATCGACCCTCAGAATCACCCTGTAGTAAAGTTCGCAAAACGGTTTTTTAAGGTACACGATCATTTCGTAGGTAATAAATTCTTTGTTACCATAGATGGTGTAAAGAAGATCACTCCCCTATTCCTCGTACTTTTGATCATTGAAGCTACCGATCTTATTTTCGCCGTAGATAGCATCCCAGCGATATTCTCGGTTACCAAGGACCCTTATATTGTATTCTTCTCAAATATCTTTGCGATTATCGGTTTGCGTTCGATGTTCTTCCTGCTGGCGGGTATTATTGATAAATTCCGTTTCCTAAAGATTGGTTTGGCTGTATTGCTCACCTTTATCGGACTCAAGATGTTATTACATTCTTACCTCCAAGTATGGGGTTTTACCACCAGCCACTCTTTGATTGTAATCGTCGGGATCCTTGGCGCCAGCATCTTGCTGTCACTATTATTTCCTGCAAAGAAGAAAGAACGTAAGCTGAAATTCGATCCTGAGAAAGACGAGCACGCACACCGTTCATAA
- a CDS encoding DUF2007 domain-containing protein has translation MSELVPILQSVYLYEIELAKSKLASREIPSYIRNEYVNQVAVFPVSQHYILVVNANDVFAAQTVLEETFEQEDDGI, from the coding sequence ATGTCTGAACTCGTCCCCATCCTGCAATCCGTGTATCTGTATGAAATAGAACTCGCAAAGTCGAAATTGGCTTCCCGCGAGATCCCCAGCTATATCAGGAATGAATATGTAAACCAGGTCGCCGTATTCCCCGTATCGCAGCATTATATTCTTGTCGTTAATGCGAATGATGTTTTTGCCGCACAAACGGTTTTAGAAGAAACATTCGAACAGGAAGACGATGGCATCTAA
- a CDS encoding DUF4920 domain-containing protein, with the protein MKKALFVFSLMFSLVAFGQETKKVGPPEGNAAIGDTYGNILSPHADKTAVTPKRLGKLLQKTKKTENVAVKGKVTDVCDKKGCWLTIETENDEKFFVKMKDYAFFVPTALKGKNVILEGSAETKVISVDEQKHYAEDAKKTQVEIDAITSPKEEIRFVANGIKIVK; encoded by the coding sequence ATGAAAAAGGCACTCTTTGTTTTTTCACTAATGTTTTCTTTAGTTGCTTTCGGGCAGGAAACCAAAAAAGTCGGACCACCAGAAGGAAATGCTGCCATCGGCGATACCTACGGAAATATCCTATCACCTCATGCGGACAAAACCGCGGTAACGCCAAAACGCCTTGGAAAATTGTTACAAAAAACCAAAAAAACAGAAAATGTGGCTGTAAAGGGAAAAGTAACTGATGTTTGCGATAAAAAAGGATGTTGGCTCACCATCGAAACTGAAAACGACGAAAAATTCTTCGTAAAGATGAAGGATTACGCCTTTTTCGTTCCTACAGCGCTGAAGGGTAAAAATGTCATCCTTGAAGGTAGCGCAGAAACCAAAGTCATCTCTGTAGATGAACAGAAACATTATGCTGAAGATGCCAAGAAAACCCAGGTAGAAATTGATGCGATCACCAGCCCAAAGGAAGAAATCCGTTTTGTGGCTAATGGGATTAAGATCGTAAAATAA
- a CDS encoding S9 family peptidase, with protein sequence MKKIFLTISVMASVAAFAQEITLDKIYSGYYRGKGISGIASLKNGLNYAVIEPGGIAKYSYKTSQKEGNIVDGRYESYLFNDDESKILLLKESEPVYRHSFFGKYEVKDLKTGKTVNLNEGRFVQEPTFSPDGTKVAFVADNNLYYQDIDTGKIVQITIDGKKNHILNGLADWVYEEEFGHARLYEWTKNSDAIVFVKSDETDVPEVLIPIYGKKLYPSEMRFKYPKAGEKNSVVSAQLFRLDSGKTIALNLSGFKNYYIPNVYKTAKADEIILITSDRTQNASDILKVNTKTGNIRKLFTETDEKWVDTDNVTLEFLDDNSFIWGSERDGNRHLYLYDENGKLKKQITKGNWEVTNYYGYNPKTKEVYVQTTEKGSINKVVSKINISTGKSTLLSNAEGNNNANFSGNFNYFIETSSTANRPHTYILKDGNGKTVKELQNNNEMLAKLQADNWVAKEYFTIPNEVGDQMNAWVMKPKDFDPNKKYPLFMFQYSGPGSQSVSNSWDSGNALWFNHLVQQGYIVACVDGRGTGYKGTKFKKSTYMNLGKYEIEDQIAAAKWFGNQSYIDKSRIGIFGWSFGGYMASLALTKGADVFKTGIAVAPVTNWRYYDTVYTERFLRTPQENPKGYDENSPTEYANLLKGKFLLIHGTADDNVHFQNSMEFAEALVQQKKQFEFMAYPDKNHGIYGGQTRPQLYQKMTEFLLENL encoded by the coding sequence ATGAAAAAAATCTTTTTAACCATCTCGGTAATGGCTTCTGTAGCGGCTTTTGCTCAGGAAATCACCCTCGACAAAATATATTCCGGATACTATCGCGGTAAAGGAATCAGCGGAATCGCCTCCCTTAAGAACGGACTGAATTATGCCGTGATCGAACCGGGCGGAATCGCGAAATATTCTTACAAAACTTCGCAAAAAGAGGGAAACATCGTAGATGGAAGGTATGAATCTTACCTGTTTAATGATGATGAATCAAAAATCTTGTTGCTGAAGGAAAGTGAACCTGTTTACAGACATTCTTTTTTTGGTAAATATGAGGTAAAAGACCTTAAAACCGGTAAAACGGTCAACCTGAACGAAGGTAGATTCGTGCAAGAACCTACTTTTTCACCAGACGGTACCAAAGTAGCCTTCGTGGCCGACAATAACCTCTATTATCAGGATATCGATACCGGAAAAATCGTTCAGATAACGATTGATGGTAAGAAAAACCACATCCTGAATGGCTTGGCCGATTGGGTGTATGAGGAAGAATTCGGGCACGCACGTTTATATGAATGGACTAAAAACTCTGATGCTATTGTCTTTGTAAAGTCTGATGAAACCGACGTTCCGGAGGTTTTAATACCTATTTACGGCAAAAAGCTCTATCCTTCGGAGATGCGTTTCAAATATCCGAAAGCCGGCGAAAAAAACTCAGTCGTATCCGCGCAGCTTTTCCGTTTGGATTCTGGCAAAACCATAGCGCTTAACCTTTCGGGCTTTAAGAATTATTACATCCCGAATGTCTATAAAACGGCCAAAGCAGATGAAATCATTTTAATCACTTCTGATAGAACACAAAATGCTTCAGACATACTGAAAGTAAATACCAAGACAGGCAACATCAGAAAACTCTTCACGGAAACTGATGAAAAATGGGTTGATACTGATAATGTTACCCTAGAATTTTTAGATGATAATTCATTCATCTGGGGCTCTGAACGTGATGGGAACAGACACCTTTATTTATATGATGAGAACGGAAAGCTGAAAAAGCAAATCACCAAAGGCAACTGGGAAGTCACCAATTATTACGGCTATAACCCGAAAACAAAGGAAGTGTACGTGCAAACCACCGAAAAAGGCAGCATCAACAAAGTAGTTTCCAAGATTAACATCAGCACCGGAAAATCTACCCTGCTTTCTAATGCAGAAGGGAATAACAATGCTAATTTCAGTGGAAATTTTAATTATTTCATCGAAACTTCTTCTACCGCCAACCGTCCGCACACGTATATCCTGAAAGATGGCAATGGCAAAACCGTAAAAGAATTACAGAACAATAACGAAATGTTGGCAAAACTTCAGGCAGATAACTGGGTAGCCAAGGAATATTTCACCATCCCGAATGAAGTGGGCGACCAAATGAACGCTTGGGTGATGAAGCCTAAAGATTTCGACCCTAATAAAAAATATCCTTTGTTTATGTTCCAATATTCTGGGCCGGGCTCACAAAGCGTATCCAATTCGTGGGATTCGGGCAACGCATTATGGTTCAATCATTTAGTACAGCAGGGATATATTGTGGCTTGCGTAGATGGACGCGGAACCGGCTATAAAGGAACTAAATTTAAGAAATCCACCTACATGAATCTCGGTAAATATGAAATCGAGGATCAGATCGCGGCAGCCAAATGGTTCGGAAACCAAAGCTATATTGACAAGTCCCGAATCGGTATTTTCGGCTGGAGTTTCGGTGGTTACATGGCGAGTTTGGCGCTGACAAAAGGTGCTGATGTCTTCAAAACAGGTATTGCCGTAGCACCGGTGACTAACTGGAGGTACTATGATACGGTGTACACCGAAAGATTCCTGAGAACCCCACAGGAAAACCCTAAAGGTTATGATGAAAACTCACCTACCGAATATGCTAATTTATTGAAAGGCAAATTCCTGCTGATCCATGGCACTGCAGATGACAACGTGCATTTCCAGAACTCAATGGAGTTTGCTGAAGCGTTGGTTCAGCAGAAAAAACAGTTCGAATTCATGGCGTATCCGGACAAAAACCACGGTATCTATGGTGGCCAAACCCGTCCGCAACTTTACCAGAAAATGACCGAATTTTTACTCGAAAACCTATAA
- a CDS encoding DUF6496 domain-containing protein yields MAAKKYSDKASEKIGEVMHEFKEGKLKTSAGKKVTDRKQAVAIGISEAQQEGLKTPRKK; encoded by the coding sequence ATGGCAGCCAAGAAATATTCCGACAAAGCCTCCGAAAAAATCGGAGAAGTGATGCACGAGTTCAAAGAAGGTAAATTAAAGACTTCTGCAGGAAAAAAAGTTACTGATCGAAAACAGGCAGTAGCGATTGGGATTTCAGAAGCCCAACAGGAGGGACTTAAAACTCCCCGAAAGAAATAA
- a CDS encoding M14 family zinc carboxypeptidase, which yields MPSILPYSKNPTFATRYIRPEKLFLFLEENYSDQITVIGHSVLGQPIYRMRLGNGKLKVLAWSQMHGNESTGTLAMLDLLHSLKENPGLQNELFKTLTLDFIWMLNPDGSAKWTRRNALDIDMNRDFLKVSSKEFAILKETATSGSYDYALNLHDQRTIFTTDGEYPATLSFLAPSVNVEREITEVRKKCMAVISRIYKSLQDDLPKQVARYSDEFYPTSTGDNFSKMGLPTILFEGGYYQEDYYRVHTRKYFTQALFEALKAISELKGSTDGWEAYLEIPLNKETHYDLIYRNVKLSLEYECILDIAVQYREMIQENEDEISFVPVVMEVGDVGNKKGWKEIDCTGKKFISARKFPKLDEPVDFRIE from the coding sequence ATGCCATCAATTTTGCCTTATTCGAAAAACCCAACGTTCGCTACACGCTATATTCGTCCCGAAAAATTATTTTTATTCTTAGAAGAGAATTACAGCGATCAGATTACCGTTATTGGTCATTCAGTTTTGGGACAACCTATTTACAGGATGAGGTTAGGCAATGGTAAATTGAAAGTATTGGCCTGGTCGCAAATGCACGGTAATGAATCTACCGGAACATTGGCCATGCTAGATCTGTTACATTCATTGAAGGAAAATCCTGGATTGCAGAATGAATTGTTTAAAACGCTTACACTTGATTTCATCTGGATGTTGAATCCGGACGGATCCGCAAAATGGACGCGCAGAAACGCGCTGGATATTGATATGAACAGGGATTTTTTGAAAGTCTCAAGTAAAGAATTTGCGATCCTGAAGGAAACAGCGACTTCGGGATCTTATGATTATGCCTTAAATCTCCACGATCAGCGTACGATTTTCACCACCGATGGGGAGTATCCGGCAACGCTGTCCTTTTTGGCGCCAAGTGTGAATGTGGAGCGCGAGATCACAGAAGTTCGGAAGAAATGCATGGCCGTAATCTCAAGGATTTACAAATCGTTGCAGGATGACCTTCCGAAACAGGTTGCCAGGTATTCTGATGAATTTTATCCCACCTCTACCGGCGACAATTTCAGTAAAATGGGTTTGCCTACTATCCTTTTTGAAGGTGGGTATTATCAGGAGGATTATTATCGAGTACATACCCGAAAATATTTTACCCAAGCCCTATTCGAAGCGCTAAAAGCCATTTCAGAACTTAAAGGTAGTACAGATGGTTGGGAAGCCTACCTGGAGATACCATTAAATAAAGAAACCCATTACGACCTTATTTACCGTAATGTAAAATTGAGTCTGGAATATGAGTGTATCTTGGATATTGCGGTACAATACCGTGAAATGATACAGGAAAATGAAGACGAAATATCTTTTGTACCTGTTGTGATGGAAGTAGGCGATGTAGGTAACAAAAAAGGTTGGAAAGAAATCGACTGTACCGGAAAGAAATTTATTTCCGCAAGAAAATTCCCGAAACTCGACGAACCGGTTGACTTTAGGATAGAATAA
- a CDS encoding helix-turn-helix transcriptional regulator, with amino-acid sequence MNLNERIAEIIAYSKLTPSEFADEIEVQRSNISHITSGRNKPSLDFLIKIKNRFPELTWDWVITGEGEMLQKPEEKIPAKTQSVPVPDLFSIITDENFGKTSDEQLSETVSPRESDIPAQRSVKEILSDSQRLGNQELKPVTQTTENQLPIIKKIVWFYDNGKFESFEP; translated from the coding sequence ATGAATTTGAATGAACGAATTGCCGAAATCATCGCTTACTCTAAACTTACACCCTCAGAATTTGCTGATGAAATAGAAGTACAGCGATCTAACATCTCACATATCACTTCCGGAAGAAATAAACCTTCCCTAGACTTTCTTATCAAGATTAAGAACAGATTTCCAGAACTTACTTGGGACTGGGTAATTACTGGTGAAGGCGAAATGCTACAGAAGCCAGAGGAAAAAATTCCGGCAAAAACACAATCCGTTCCTGTCCCCGATTTATTTTCAATCATCACTGACGAAAATTTCGGTAAGACATCAGATGAACAATTAAGCGAAACTGTAAGCCCTCGAGAATCCGATATTCCTGCACAGCGTTCAGTTAAAGAAATTTTAAGCGATTCTCAGCGATTAGGAAATCAGGAATTAAAACCAGTTACACAAACAACTGAAAATCAATTACCTATCATTAAGAAAATCGTTTGGTTTTATGATAATGGTAAATTTGAAAGTTTTGAACCATAA